Proteins from a single region of Fodinibius sp. Rm-B-1B1-1:
- a CDS encoding KAP family P-loop NTPase fold protein yields the protein MKHTIPPYYERVKEGSVRNDFFNREDFKDNLTNLLSSTEDSLTLTINADWGEGKTTFIKLWKDELEESEQFIPIYYDAFENDFASDAFISIAVTIQEAIKRHYEKFDLDHDKEHLIDGYKEVAKKLGIELVKMGANTTLKLATGGLLKADSIWDILFDKAEELDKRENKGLVSEKYDAFLNRRKTIQEYQEALEALLEVGPDIKDKRIIFFVDELDRCRPDFAIHVIEKIKHLFSVSHVNFVLAINREQLVEIVKHAYGVNEDDAYVYLQKFVHVETNLPTLKDLRTNDDDNLKLYIEELVDSFQIIESIFDSEGLYNLIRKSWRYVDYNPRSIERTLTLFSISISSCREEKKKDFYPHILLLSLLKIHIPPIYKDAKGNGRIMKKIRSEDAVVGGNFIDYLKNDFFPESNITGGASNTVEIESLKEAAKIVDMYDLPSDLKINNIKVKDLEYEVSD from the coding sequence ATGAAGCATACAATTCCACCATACTACGAGAGAGTAAAGGAGGGGAGTGTACGAAATGATTTTTTCAATCGAGAGGATTTCAAGGATAATTTGACAAACCTACTCTCGTCAACCGAGGATTCTCTGACATTAACCATTAATGCTGATTGGGGTGAAGGTAAAACAACCTTCATCAAACTCTGGAAGGATGAGCTTGAGGAATCAGAACAATTTATTCCTATCTATTACGATGCGTTTGAAAATGATTTTGCCAGTGATGCATTTATTTCAATTGCCGTAACTATTCAAGAGGCTATAAAGAGACACTATGAAAAGTTTGATTTAGATCATGACAAGGAACACCTCATTGATGGTTATAAAGAAGTAGCCAAAAAATTAGGTATTGAACTTGTTAAGATGGGGGCTAATACAACATTAAAATTAGCTACCGGAGGATTGTTAAAAGCGGATAGTATATGGGATATATTATTTGATAAAGCAGAAGAACTGGATAAACGAGAGAATAAAGGGCTTGTATCAGAAAAATATGATGCCTTTTTAAATAGAAGAAAAACGATCCAAGAATACCAAGAAGCCCTGGAAGCTTTATTGGAAGTTGGGCCGGATATTAAAGATAAAAGGATAATATTTTTCGTAGATGAATTAGATAGGTGTAGACCCGATTTTGCTATTCATGTAATAGAAAAGATTAAGCATTTATTTAGTGTTTCTCATGTCAACTTTGTGTTGGCTATAAACCGGGAACAGTTGGTTGAAATTGTTAAACATGCTTATGGAGTAAATGAAGATGATGCATATGTATATTTACAAAAATTTGTCCATGTAGAAACAAATTTACCTACTCTAAAAGATTTACGGACTAATGACGATGATAATTTAAAGTTATACATTGAAGAATTAGTTGACTCATTTCAAATAATAGAAAGTATTTTTGATTCTGAGGGCCTTTATAATTTGATCCGAAAATCTTGGAGATATGTTGATTATAACCCCAGATCAATTGAACGGACATTAACTCTATTTTCTATTTCTATTAGTAGCTGTAGAGAGGAAAAGAAGAAGGATTTTTATCCCCATATTTTACTATTGAGTTTATTAAAAATACATATACCACCGATATATAAGGATGCAAAAGGAAATGGTCGAATTATGAAAAAAATTAGAAGTGAAGATGCCGTTGTAGGAGGGAATTTTATAGATTATTTAAAAAATGATTTTTTCCCAGAGTCTAATATTACAGGAGGTGCCTCTAACACTGTTGAAATAGAAAGTTTGAAAGAAGCTGCAAAAATAGTTGATATGTATGACTTACCTTCTGATTTAAAGATTAACAACATTAAAGTGAAAGATTTAGAGTACGAAGTTTCTGATTGA
- a CDS encoding 5'-nucleotidase produces the protein MPYPIEKKLVVGISSSALFDLKKEDKIFRRDGLEAYKKFQIQNRETILEKGLAFPFVKRFLNINDVYDEKVPVEVVLLSKNSPETGVRIFNSIQEYDLDITRGVFTSGKSPHVYLPSYNISLFLTTDQDDVNKSIDLNYPAGLILKSDIEDDDEEMELRVAFDFDGVVIDDEAEKVYQAEDQLDAFHDHETENVVKPHSPGILADFFRKLAFFQKLESKKKEKDPDYNKILKTAIVTARNAPSHERAINTLEHWGVSVDEMFFLGGIKKKRVLEVLKPHLFIDDQKSHLDQDLKNITLVHIPFGIANKDN, from the coding sequence ATGCCATATCCAATTGAAAAAAAGCTTGTTGTTGGTATCTCATCCAGTGCCCTCTTTGATTTAAAAAAAGAAGACAAAATTTTTAGAAGAGACGGATTAGAGGCCTACAAGAAGTTTCAAATACAAAATCGTGAAACAATACTCGAAAAGGGTTTGGCATTCCCATTTGTAAAGAGATTCCTGAATATTAATGACGTCTATGATGAAAAAGTACCTGTTGAAGTAGTTTTATTATCTAAAAATAGTCCGGAAACAGGGGTACGAATTTTTAACTCAATTCAGGAATATGATTTAGACATTACAAGAGGAGTCTTCACCTCTGGGAAATCGCCCCATGTATATCTTCCATCATATAATATCTCCTTATTTTTAACTACGGATCAAGATGATGTGAATAAAAGTATTGATCTGAACTATCCAGCTGGTTTGATACTTAAATCAGATATTGAAGATGATGACGAGGAGATGGAACTAAGAGTCGCCTTTGATTTTGACGGAGTTGTAATTGATGATGAGGCAGAAAAAGTTTATCAAGCTGAAGACCAATTGGATGCTTTTCATGATCATGAAACTGAAAATGTCGTAAAACCTCATAGTCCCGGAATATTAGCTGATTTTTTTAGAAAATTAGCCTTCTTTCAGAAGTTAGAGTCGAAGAAAAAAGAAAAAGATCCTGACTATAATAAAATACTTAAAACTGCAATTGTTACTGCTCGTAATGCACCTTCTCATGAAAGAGCAATTAATACTTTGGAGCATTGGGGTGTTTCAGTAGATGAAATGTTCTTTTTAGGAGGGATTAAGAAAAAACGAGTACTGGAAGTGTTAAAACCTCATTTATTTATTGATGATCAAAAATCTCACCTCGATCAGGATTTAAAAAATATTACTTTAGTTCATATTCCATTCGGTATAGCTAATAAAGATAATTAG
- a CDS encoding DUF7149 domain-containing protein: protein MQIATISARRAVDNAFLQESITKTEFETFRQRLLKLLNEADDAVKDSETEEHLKGLMKPFFDNTNFEEEHYINTKERQDLAIHNGKTRQSKVGVIIEAKRPSNNKMITGDDLNRKAFHETILYYLRERIDNGNEDIKHIIITDTYQWYIFDAQDFERHFYESKTLTGWYEEWKQGQKVSSRTDFVYNHLSAFVDELDTTIQAAKLDITKYRTLLEKEELSRDEQKKLVPVFKLFTPTHLLKQPFASDSNELNKAFYKELLYIMGLKEYKEKGTHYITRLDEENRQHASLIENTITQLKSVNVLSRLPNRSEFGDDEEEQLFNVAIQLLITWINRILFLKLLEAQLFKYHREDDRFRFLNHRDIEEYDGLNKLFFQVLAVPVEERSDRINTHFGHIPYLNSSLFDVADIEADAIFISALEDGLEMPVYNRSKITDRDGQRLKGEELSALEYLLRFLDAYNFNTEGTAEVQEEAKTLINASVLGRIFEKINGYKDGSFFTPGYITEYMCRETIRRAVVQKFNDEYNGWECEDIEEVSQKIARHEVPYDEANKIVNSITICDPAVGSGHFLVSALNELIAIKSDLRIFVDEENHRIRDVDISVDNDELSISVGQDPFFEYRVHHSWKENNRLERTVGSDTQRLQKALFREKNILIENCLFGVDINPNSVNICRLRLWIELLKHAYYKEGTDFQQLEVLPNIDINIKKGNSLVSRFDLDADLSQILANNDDLTIEEYKQAVRSYKETGDQEDKRALKKKINSIKESFSVGLKELHPVRQKLKKQREVLIKEEAKLDLFEGGKKSKKDQKKIKKTKKKIGKLEEELEELESATFYEQAFEWRFEFPEVLDEDGNYTGFDAVIGNPPYVRQEALKDIKDYLSESFEVYYGTADLYQYFVEQGINLLTHKGTFHYIVSNKWLRTNYGQPLREFLSNYQLKSLIDFGDLPVFQEASAYPCLLQINKTEVTESFKAMEIESLEFEDLASLIAESSFSVDQTKLLDEGWTLVGEKAQKLIEELRAKGTRVEDYANDNIYRGIITGLNDAFLIDKETKDKLIEKDRKSTDLIKPFLVGNEIKRYKKPINESFVILIPDGFTENNATSENKWNWFKNEYPAIAKHLENFKNRAKKRYDQGEYWWELRACSYYDQFAEDKIVFPNICNRPEFTFDTDNKITNQKCYIISLNDKFLLGVLNSKTTHFLFEVILPKLRGDYYEPSYVYFKEFPIPSANNSDLPQKIESLVDQILTAKEEDPEADTSKLEEEIDQLVYELYGLSEEEIGIVEESVGN, encoded by the coding sequence ATGCAGATAGCGACGATTTCCGCAAGACGAGCCGTTGATAACGCTTTCCTTCAAGAGTCTATCACAAAAACCGAATTTGAGACCTTTCGTCAGCGTTTGTTGAAGCTGTTAAATGAGGCGGATGATGCGGTCAAAGACAGCGAAACCGAAGAACACCTCAAAGGATTAATGAAGCCCTTCTTTGATAACACTAATTTTGAAGAAGAGCACTATATCAACACCAAGGAGCGGCAGGATTTAGCAATCCACAACGGTAAAACCCGCCAGTCGAAGGTAGGGGTGATTATAGAAGCCAAACGCCCTTCTAATAACAAAATGATTACCGGGGATGATCTGAATCGCAAGGCCTTCCACGAGACGATTTTATATTACCTGCGGGAACGCATCGATAATGGCAATGAAGATATTAAGCATATCATCATTACCGATACCTACCAGTGGTATATTTTCGATGCCCAGGATTTTGAACGTCATTTTTATGAGTCGAAAACCTTAACGGGATGGTATGAAGAGTGGAAACAGGGACAAAAGGTAAGCTCGCGTACCGACTTTGTATATAACCATCTTTCGGCGTTTGTTGATGAGCTGGATACCACGATTCAGGCAGCTAAGCTGGATATCACAAAATACCGTACGCTGTTAGAGAAAGAAGAATTAAGTAGAGATGAGCAAAAAAAGCTGGTTCCGGTCTTTAAACTATTTACGCCAACGCACCTACTCAAGCAACCCTTTGCCAGTGATAGCAACGAGCTCAACAAGGCGTTTTACAAAGAGCTGCTGTATATCATGGGGCTTAAGGAATACAAAGAAAAAGGGACCCACTATATTACGCGACTGGATGAGGAGAACCGTCAGCATGCCTCGCTTATTGAGAATACGATTACCCAGCTCAAAAGTGTGAATGTATTATCACGGCTGCCGAATCGATCGGAGTTTGGGGACGATGAAGAAGAGCAGCTATTTAATGTGGCCATCCAACTGCTGATTACCTGGATCAATCGCATCCTGTTTTTAAAGCTGTTGGAAGCCCAGCTCTTCAAATATCATCGCGAAGATGATCGGTTCCGGTTTTTAAATCACCGTGACATTGAGGAGTACGATGGACTGAATAAGCTTTTCTTTCAGGTATTGGCCGTACCGGTTGAAGAGCGTTCTGATCGCATTAATACGCATTTCGGTCATATCCCATACCTGAATAGCTCACTTTTTGATGTGGCTGATATTGAAGCGGATGCCATCTTTATTTCCGCTTTGGAAGACGGATTAGAAATGCCGGTTTATAACCGCAGTAAAATTACGGATCGGGATGGTCAGCGTCTGAAAGGAGAAGAGCTATCTGCGCTCGAATACCTGCTGCGCTTCCTGGATGCCTATAACTTTAATACCGAGGGCACAGCCGAAGTTCAGGAAGAAGCCAAGACGCTGATCAATGCGTCGGTACTGGGACGTATATTCGAAAAGATTAACGGCTATAAGGATGGCTCATTTTTTACGCCCGGCTACATCACCGAATATATGTGTCGGGAGACCATTCGTCGGGCGGTGGTACAGAAGTTTAATGATGAGTACAATGGGTGGGAATGTGAAGATATTGAAGAGGTATCCCAAAAGATTGCTCGTCATGAAGTCCCGTATGATGAAGCCAACAAGATTGTAAATAGCATTACCATTTGTGATCCGGCCGTAGGGTCCGGACACTTTTTGGTTTCGGCCTTGAATGAACTAATTGCTATTAAAAGTGATCTACGCATCTTTGTGGATGAGGAGAATCATCGCATTCGGGATGTGGATATTAGCGTGGATAATGATGAGTTAAGCATCTCAGTGGGACAAGATCCCTTCTTTGAATACCGGGTGCACCACAGTTGGAAGGAGAACAATCGTTTAGAGCGTACGGTCGGCTCTGATACCCAGCGACTGCAGAAAGCTCTGTTCCGCGAAAAGAATATCCTCATTGAAAACTGTTTGTTTGGGGTAGATATCAATCCCAATTCCGTCAATATCTGTCGGCTTCGCCTGTGGATTGAGTTGCTCAAGCACGCCTATTACAAAGAAGGTACGGACTTCCAACAGCTTGAAGTACTACCCAACATTGATATTAACATCAAGAAGGGCAACTCGCTGGTAAGCCGTTTTGATCTGGATGCCGACCTTTCTCAGATTCTGGCCAACAACGATGATCTGACGATTGAAGAGTATAAACAAGCCGTACGAAGCTACAAGGAAACCGGTGACCAGGAGGATAAACGGGCGCTGAAAAAGAAGATTAACTCTATTAAGGAGAGTTTCTCAGTGGGACTTAAAGAACTGCACCCCGTCCGACAAAAACTTAAAAAGCAGCGTGAGGTACTGATTAAGGAAGAAGCCAAGCTGGACTTGTTTGAGGGCGGAAAGAAGAGCAAAAAGGACCAGAAGAAAATAAAGAAGACCAAAAAGAAAATTGGCAAATTGGAAGAGGAGTTAGAGGAACTTGAAAGTGCTACCTTCTACGAACAAGCCTTTGAATGGCGGTTTGAGTTTCCTGAAGTGCTGGATGAGGACGGAAATTACACCGGCTTTGATGCAGTGATTGGAAATCCGCCTTATGTGCGACAAGAAGCGTTGAAAGATATAAAAGATTATTTGTCAGAGAGTTTTGAAGTGTATTACGGCACTGCTGACCTATATCAGTATTTTGTAGAACAAGGTATTAATTTGCTTACACATAAAGGTACCTTTCATTACATAGTTTCAAACAAATGGCTGAGGACAAATTACGGTCAACCACTTCGTGAATTTTTAAGTAATTATCAGTTAAAATCACTGATTGATTTTGGTGATCTACCAGTTTTTCAGGAAGCGTCTGCTTATCCATGCTTACTTCAGATCAATAAAACTGAGGTAACAGAAAGTTTTAAAGCAATGGAAATAGAATCTCTCGAATTCGAAGATTTAGCTTCGCTAATTGCTGAAAGTAGTTTTAGTGTAGACCAAACAAAGTTACTTGATGAAGGATGGACTTTAGTAGGAGAAAAAGCCCAAAAACTTATTGAAGAATTAAGGGCAAAAGGGACAAGAGTTGAAGACTATGCAAATGATAATATCTATCGGGGGATTATTACTGGTCTAAATGATGCCTTTCTGATAGATAAAGAAACTAAAGATAAACTTATAGAAAAAGATAGAAAGAGCACTGACCTGATAAAACCTTTTCTCGTAGGAAATGAGATTAAGAGATACAAAAAACCAATAAATGAGTCTTTCGTAATTCTAATACCTGATGGATTTACAGAGAATAATGCAACCTCAGAAAATAAATGGAATTGGTTTAAAAATGAGTATCCAGCAATTGCAAAACATTTAGAAAACTTCAAGAATAGAGCTAAGAAAAGATACGATCAGGGCGAATATTGGTGGGAATTAAGGGCATGTTCGTATTACGATCAATTTGCGGAGGATAAAATAGTTTTCCCCAATATTTGCAATCGTCCAGAATTTACTTTCGATACTGATAACAAAATTACTAATCAGAAATGCTACATAATTTCATTAAATGATAAATTTCTATTAGGTGTCCTTAATAGTAAAACCACGCATTTTTTATTCGAAGTCATACTTCCGAAACTTAGGGGGGACTACTATGAGCCAAGCTATGTCTATTTTAAAGAATTTCCTATCCCCAGTGCTAACAATTCAGATCTACCACAGAAAATAGAATCCCTTGTCGATCAAATCCTCACTGCCAAAGAAGAAGACCCTGAAGCTGACACCAGCAAGCTGGAGGAGGAGATAGACCAACTTGTTTATGAGCTTTATGGGTTGAGTGAGGAGGAAATTGGGATTGTGGAAGAGAGTGTGGGTAACTAA
- a CDS encoding competence protein CoiA family protein, which translates to MSGDIKLPFGLKEGRLYHITKVENGLKCNCICPNCEAKLIARNQGKKKVPHFAHYKSTQCPGSLETAIHLMAKQIIQDELLIYTPKYSKETIAYDDEGIPHYGKNTHIPPDNVEFDRVDVEVSKSGYRPDVIAFKNGKSLNIEIKVSHEVDEEKASLIKSVQEPMLEIDLSDLTEDTLLDIEQFNWEVIQNVENKEWIHNPKGEENYEKNLAQLEIKVEQINKKIRKQKEKKKDFKELKEKKRELYQEDLERLEKAKDSKEIEDRLGKLESANSNLIRKQFQHIGYEEEVGPKIFSVQTDSGWIFQVHPKVWQSAIFLKFIQDESVDTIIKANKVKNWVVNKYGILDFVETLNSIKQKHKKIGKRRGKWYGEKGAWFFSDEENWMIDSPYKPIVQYLNYLAEINILNTDDDDYNKFRIRINSWDKYLAHLRRLRAIGKRRYKIAKKRKRVQYLYSKLVNLMNRRLVMKRIQDMIASEKRVFEQNEKEGRRCKKCLLYFSKLDGDSCPFCEHDDFKEVLISESSIKNAKHRHACNTSIPQAVEAAPIIDDSILNVKGK; encoded by the coding sequence ATGTCAGGGGATATAAAACTACCCTTTGGCCTCAAAGAGGGGCGATTATACCACATTACAAAAGTAGAGAATGGGTTAAAATGCAATTGTATTTGTCCTAACTGTGAAGCTAAATTAATTGCACGCAATCAGGGTAAGAAGAAGGTTCCACATTTTGCACATTATAAATCTACGCAATGCCCAGGTTCACTTGAAACGGCTATTCATCTTATGGCTAAACAAATTATACAGGATGAACTTTTAATTTATACTCCTAAGTATTCAAAAGAGACGATAGCCTATGATGATGAAGGGATACCTCATTACGGTAAAAACACTCATATCCCACCTGACAATGTTGAGTTTGACAGAGTCGATGTAGAAGTGTCAAAAAGTGGATATAGACCAGATGTTATAGCTTTTAAAAATGGGAAATCTTTAAATATAGAAATCAAAGTTTCTCATGAGGTGGATGAGGAAAAAGCTTCTTTGATTAAATCAGTGCAAGAACCAATGCTTGAAATTGATTTAAGTGATTTAACTGAAGACACACTTTTAGATATTGAGCAATTTAATTGGGAGGTAATACAGAATGTCGAAAATAAAGAATGGATTCACAATCCTAAGGGAGAAGAAAATTATGAAAAGAACTTGGCTCAATTAGAAATAAAAGTTGAGCAAATAAACAAAAAAATTAGAAAGCAGAAAGAAAAGAAAAAAGATTTCAAAGAGCTTAAGGAGAAAAAACGAGAGCTATATCAAGAGGATTTAGAAAGATTAGAAAAAGCGAAAGACAGTAAAGAAATAGAAGATCGTCTTGGCAAGTTGGAAAGTGCAAACTCTAATCTTATACGGAAGCAATTTCAACACATTGGTTATGAGGAGGAAGTAGGCCCCAAAATATTTTCTGTTCAAACTGATAGTGGTTGGATATTTCAAGTCCACCCAAAAGTTTGGCAAAGTGCTATTTTTCTAAAGTTCATACAGGATGAATCCGTTGATACTATAATAAAAGCCAACAAGGTCAAAAATTGGGTGGTAAACAAATATGGTATTTTAGACTTTGTTGAAACCTTGAATTCTATAAAACAAAAGCATAAAAAAATAGGCAAGAGAAGAGGGAAATGGTATGGAGAGAAAGGGGCATGGTTTTTTTCAGATGAGGAGAATTGGATGATTGATAGTCCCTATAAACCAATTGTACAGTATTTAAACTACCTTGCAGAGATTAATATTCTCAACACAGATGACGATGATTATAATAAATTTAGAATTAGGATCAATAGTTGGGATAAATATTTAGCTCATTTGAGAAGGTTAAGAGCTATAGGAAAGAGGAGGTACAAAATAGCGAAAAAGAGAAAGCGCGTTCAGTATCTATATAGTAAGTTGGTTAATCTCATGAATAGAAGACTTGTAATGAAAAGGATACAAGATATGATTGCATCTGAAAAGAGGGTGTTTGAGCAAAATGAGAAAGAGGGACGAAGGTGTAAGAAGTGTTTGTTATACTTTTCTAAATTGGATGGTGATAGTTGTCCGTTTTGTGAACATGATGACTTTAAAGAAGTTTTAATTTCAGAATCCAGTATAAAAAATGCTAAACATCGTCATGCTTGTAATACAAGCATTCCACAGGCAGTGGAAGCAGCACCAATTATTGACGATTCAATTCTTAATGTTAAGGGTAAGTAA